A region of the Bryobacteraceae bacterium genome:
GGGCGAACTCCGCGTCACCGGCGGCGCGGGCCAGCTCCACCGCGGCCCGGAGGCCGCCCAGATAATAAATGCCGCATTGCGGGTTCGGTCCGTAGAATTCGATGTCGTAGGTGTTATGCTGGGCGCCTTCCATGACGCCGTCACGGTCGGCGTCCCAGCCCCCGGGAATCCAGCAGAATTCCACGGCCTTTTTCACGGAAGGCCAGATTTCCATCAGCCATTTCCGGTCTCCGGAGAGGCGAAAATCCAGCCAGACTTTCATGATCTGGCCCATCTGTCCGTCAGCGGCGGCGAGACCGGAACGGCCGGTTCCTTTCGGCAGAATTTCACGGAAATGGATGGCGCCGCGCTCGTCCATCATGTGGCCGAACGACGCGTTGCGCAGGCTCCTGGCGAGCGTTGGAAACAGGAAACTGGTGGCGGACTCGTAGTTCCACACGTGGGTGCAGGAGCCGTAGCAGCAGCCGCTTTTGTCATTGGCCCCCTCGAAGCCGTGGAATTCGCCGTCGGCGGTGCGGAAGACGACCTGCGTGGCGAGCGTCGAGAGGTTGCTCATTGCCGCGTCCTTGATGCAGCCCGGCAACGATGTGCTGCGGATCGCCTCGACGAAGGCGCGCGTCCGCCTTTCAAGTTCCGGCAGGTTGGCGGCGAGATGGTGGGCCGCGCTCCAGGCGTCAGCAAAACGGACGGCGTAGTGGTTGCCGAGAACCGCATTTTCGTTGCCTTTCGATGCGCGCCAGCCGCAGTGGGCCGGCGTGCGGTTGGGGCATCGCCACGCGAGGACGAACTCGAACCGGGATTCCTGGCCGGGCAGGATCTCGCGGGTGATCGAGACGGCGCCCACGGGCCCGGGCCGTTCCGGTTCGGGGCCGAGGCGTCCATCCGCCCTGAACGCGTCCCAGAACAGCATTGGGCTGTTGAACCAGCGCTCCCGCGGCCAGCCGCGCCAGAGGCTGACGGCCGAAGGGTCCCGGGCCGCCAGCACGAACTCTCCCGCGGCCGGATCCTTCGGGTCGAGACCGGGATTGGTCATCACCAGGCCGGCGAGCTGGACGTCACGCCTCGGCTCGTTCTGACGTGCGTCGGCCGGCGGACGGGCCGCATCCGCCGCGGCGGCCGCGCGAAACGGGTTTTCGATGGAGAAACACAGGCTCACGTTGACCGGCATGGGGCCCGGGTTGCTGACAACATATCGCAGCAGTGCCGCCGGCAGGCCGGACTCTTCCGCGTCCAGCGGAAAGATGGGCGTGAAGGCTTCCAGCGCGAGGCGAACCGGGAGGCGCGAATCCTGAAAGTCGATCCGTGCCATCGGGTACATGGAAGTGAACGTGGCCCCGGCCAGCCTGGGCAAGCCTGGCGCGTTCGATGTCCCCAGCCCCGATGCGCCCTCATAGGGCGGCAGCAGGCGCGATTCGGCGACCCGCAAGAGCGGCCGTTTCCCACGGGGCTCGGCGCGGATCGCGGCAAACGCATAGGCAGGCTGATTGCCTTTGTCGGGACGATTGAAAATTTCCCAGTCGCGCAACTGGCCACGTCCGCCCATGGAGATGGATCCGGCGGCGATGCCGCCCAGCGGCATCGCAATCGTCTGAAGTGCCGGCCCGCGGAAGACCCGCGGCCAGTCGATGACGCCTGCGGCCGCCCCCGCGCCGGGCTGTGCCTGGGCCGCGGCCGGCAGCGCAGCGGCGGTCTTGAGAAATGTTCTCCGGTTGGCACGCATGGCCGCAATCTATCACCACGCCAGGGTCTTGACAAATGGCGAATAAAGAGCGAATATCAACGTGTGGCAGGAGGGATCGCGACGAAAGCCAAGCGTGCGCTGCTGCTTGCTGGCAAGCGCCTGACCGAATACCGGCTGCTTGAGACCGGGCGGCTGCTAAACCGCTGCGAGGCCGGCAGCCTGATGCCCTTCCAGTGGACCATCAACCCGTACCGCGGCTGCGAATTCGGCTGCGGCTATTGCTATGCGCGCTACACGCACGAGTACATGGAGCTGGAAGCGGAAGCGTTTGCGCGAGTCGTGTACGTGAAACAATTTCGGCGGGATTTGTTTGAGCGCGAACTTCGCGCGGTACGCCCCGGCGAATGGATCGCCATCGGGACGGCCACGGACCCCTACCAGCCGGCCGAGCGGCGCTTTCACAACACGAGGGCCGTGCTGGAGGTGCTGGCGGGGCAGGCGGGGCTGCGGGTTGCGGTGACGACGAAGTCGGACCTGGTCAGCCGGGACCTTGATGTACTCGTGCGGCTGTCGGCGAGAAACCGGCTGCGGGTGAACCTGACGGTCACGACGCTGGACGCGCGGCTGGCGCGGCGGCTGGAGCCTGGCGCGCCGCGGCCGGATCTGCGACTGCGGGCGCTGTCCCGGCTGGCTGAGGCGGGCATCGAGACGGGCATCTTCGCCAGCCCGGTGCTGCCGGGGCTCAATGACGGGCCTGGGCAACTGGAGGCGGTGGCCAGGGCGGCGCGGGCGGCCGGAGCAGAACATTTCGGGGCGCAAATGGTTTTTCTGAGGGACCCGGCGCGGCGCGTCTTTCTCGACGTGCTGCGGCGCGAGTTTCCGCGGCTGGCCGGCCGCTATGAAAGGATGTTCGCGCGCGCTGCCCGCGCGCCGGAACCGCTTCAGCGTGCGCTGCAACTGCGCGTCGAAAGGATCCGCGAGGAACTGGGCTTCGGCGTCCCGCGTGAATCCGCCGCGCCGGTCTGGGGCCAGATGGACCTGTTTGCCGCAAACGGCCTTTCGTCGGACGGCGGCAATGTGCTGGTGCGGTTGCAGAGCACCGTGCGGATGGCGGCGGAAGCGGCCTGCGCCGGCTGAGGGGGCTCCGGCCGAGACAGCGCGCTTCGGGCTAGGCTGAGACTGATGGCGGTGTTTCAGAAGACGATCCGGCTCTCCACGCGGGGCAACTGCCACGTGATCGACATCAGCGCCGAGGTGGCGCGCGCGGTGGAAGAAAGCGGCGTGCGCACGGGCATCGTCAATGTGAGCGGCGTGGGCTCCACGCTGGGCGTGACCACGATCGAATATGAACCCGGCGCCGTTCAGGATCTGAGGGATGCGCTCGACCGCATCGCGCCGGTCCACGACAGCTATGCGCACAACGCGCGCTGGGGCGACCACAACGGATTCGCGCATCTGCGCAGCGCGCTGATGGGGGCCTCGAAAACATTTCCGGTGCAGAATGGCCGGCCGCACACCGGCGTCTGGCAGCAGGTCGTGCTGTGCGACTTTGACGACCGCCCCCGGCAGCGGGAGATCACCGTGACGGTGATCGGCGAATAAAACAACGTCGTCAAGGCGCCGCGGCCGCCAGGCAGACCAGCTTCCGGGCCACGGTCGCCACATAGAGCCTTCCCCCAGATTCAAGCACCGGTCCCGTTCGGGGTGCATTGCCAAGGCACTGCTTCCACAGGAGCCTTCCGCCCGCTTCCAGCCCATAGACGCAGCCGTCGGCTGCGGCCGCATGGATGATGCCGTCGCGGCTGACCGCGGGCGAAACATCAACCGGACCGCCCAGCTTCTGCCGCCACAGAACTTCGCCTGCCCGGACGCAGTAAAGGCTCCCGTCCAGTGCGCCGATCAACACGCGGCTGTCCGGGAGAGCTGCCACGGCGTCCCCCGGACTGGCCGAAATCTGAAGCGACCAGTCCACGGTCCCGCCGGGGCGCACGCCAAGGATGCTGCCGGACGTGGTAGCGACAATCACGGTACCACCCGGTGCAATCACGGGCGGTCCGGCGGGTTCGCCTCCCAGCGCGAGATCCCAGCCGGGAAGAGCCGCGGAGCGGAGCGACTGCCCGGAAACGAAGAAAGTTCGCCGCAGAGGGTCCTCGGCCGTCGTCAGCGCGGGCGCGCGGCCGGGTTCGACCCGCTCCAAATTGCCAAAGTCCGAGACGCCGGCGATCCGCCCGTCTTTCAGCCAAACTCTGAGGACACCGCCTTTCAGGACGTCCAGCCCGCCTCCCGGCTGCGCGGGCAGGGAAGCGGCCCACAACGGGCGGCCGTCCTCCACGGCGAGCACCCGGCCATCAGAGACAGCCACATAGACACGGCCGTGCCGGTCCACGACGGGGCCCGCCACCACATCGGCCGGCAGCCGGACACTCCACGTCTGGATCGCCTGTCGCAATCCGGGCACATCCGCCAGTCCATTTCGGAGCCGGTTGGCGCGCTCTGTTGGCCAGGCGGCGTCCACCTGCAACGGCCACTGTTCCAGAGCGACGTCCGGCCTCTGCGCCGCTGCTTCTGAACCATCTCCCGTTTGTTGCCGAGATGCTGGCACCGCTGGCTTTTCGGCTCGGGCCGCTGGGCCGGGCGTGCCGGCCCCGGGCCCGGAGTCCGGCAGAGCGTGCGTGCGGGCTGGGGGCGTGGCGGGCAAAGAGTCGTCAAAGGTCTCCATGCTCCCGCCGCGTTCCGTCGGCAGAGAGGCGTGCCGTCCCGGCCCTTCGTGCCAGTCGAGCGAGCGTAGCCCTGTCCAGATCAGGAGGAAGCCCACGAGTGCGGCGGCCGCCCACGCACCGGTCTTAAAGGCGAGCGGGGAACCGGGACGCCTGGCTGAGCCGGCGCGAGATCCGGGAAACGGGGGCGTTGCGTCGCGCGGCGTCGGGAGTGGGGATGGCGAAGCGGGTGCCAGCATCGGGGTCGTCGGCTTGTACACGCGCGCCGCATGGGCAGGTTCCGGCGCTGAATGGGAATCCGCCGGCCGACAGACAGGACAGGAGCAGGGAGCAACCAGCTCTGTCCTTTCTGCCGGGGCACCGACAGTCGGGCGGGCCGCGGGCCACTGGCCGAAGAGAGCATCCACAAAGGCGGAGCAGCTCGGGTAACGATCCGAGGGGTCTTTTGCCAGTCCACGTAGAAGGGCATCGACGGCCGGTTCGGGCAACCCGGCCCGCTGGAGCGGTTCCACAGGCGGCGGTTGCGCCAGATGGCAATGGAGCAGCGCAAGCAGATTGTCGGCGTGAAAAGGCAGGACGCCCGCGAGCAGCTCATAGGCGACAACGGCGAGCGAGTACTGGTCTGCGCCGGGTCCGACGCCATAGCCCTGCCCCTGTTCGGGAGACATGTAGTTGGGACTGCCGAGGAACGCCATCGAGGCGGTCATCGACGGCATGGCCAGCCATTTGGCGATCCCGAAGTCGCACAGCTTCACCCAGCCTCCGGTGCTCACGAGGATATTGGAAGGTTTCACGTCGCGGTGCAACAGCCTCTGCGAGTGGGCGTAGTCCAGCGCTGCTGCGGCCTGTCGCAGGATGGAGGCCGCCAGTGCTGGCGGGAGTCTGCGCGTGGCGGCCAGCCGGTCCAGGGAGCATCCGTGAACCATCTCCATGGCGATAAACAGACTCCCGTCGATGACTCCGGCGTGGTAGATGGTGATGATGTTCGGGTGGGCAAGAACACCGGCCGTTTGTGCTTCCCGCAGCAGCCGGCGATGGAGCTCCTCCTGCGTTTCCGGCGTGAGACCCGGATCAGTCAGAACCAGCTTCAGCGCGACGTCCCGGCCGATGACGGTGTCGGTGGCGAGATAAACGACTCCCATCCCGCCGCGGCCAAGCGGGGCGAGGATCCGGTAATGGGCGATCCCCGCGCCCGGTTCAGGAATCCCGTCCTGGCTCGCCATCGTCATGGCGGCGTCCCGCTACCGCCTCAGCACAACGACAACGGCAGGCTTTTCGGCTTCCTGGGCCAGAACGGCGTTGCCGCCGGGCGCGCTCCGCACGCGGTGACTGACGTAGCGGACCAGCTCCCTGGTGGTGATGTAGCGGTCGTGGTCGACATCCGCCATGCCGTCGAGCGCCTCTTTCACCGCTTCGGCGAAGCGGCCCGCGTTCGTTGCCGGATCCAGCTGGGGCCCGGCGGCCGGGGGCGCCACCAGAACCGACCGGCCCTTTGCCTGCGAGGCCAGACGCAGCAATCTCACTCCGAGAAGGTTTGCGCCGTCGAGATCGTCCTGGAGCAGAGGCGAGGCTGAGACCTCGAAGGCCAGCAGGATGTTTCGGGAACGAATCTGTTCTTCCAGCAGCTTTTCCAATTCGGCCATCTCAAGCGCCGTATCTTCCACAGCGTTGGGCTGGGTGTCGAAGGCGGCCAGATAGAACCGTTCCTGGCGCGTGGGATCCTGCATGCCGCAGCCGCCGAAGTAGAGGAGCAGAAGATCATCTGGCCGCGCTTCCGCCGCGGCATTTCGCAACGCGTTGCGCAAAGCGGCCAATGTTGCCTGCTCATCTTTGAGAACCAGGACACGGTTGGCGGCGAAACCGCCGGCGGTCTTCAGCGCGGAGGCAATCGATTCGGCCTGGGCGCCCTGAGCGCCCGGAGCGCACAGCAGGGAGGAGCTGTGCTGATAGCGGGACACTCCGACCAGGATGGCCATGCGATCGGCGGTGGGGGCGGGCGCAGACGCGTCACCGGCTCCGCTTACCGGGATGCTGACGCGGGTTCTGTTGCCACCGGCGTCTGTCGCCTCGACGAGAACGCTCGGCTGTCCCTTTTCCACGAACACCTCCGCATCGAAGGCGGCCGCCGTGGACTGGTCCGGGATGGAGACGGCCCGGCCACCCACCAGCAGGTACCGAAGGGGCCGCCGCGCCGAAACCCTTCCGCGGACCCGGACCGAGCGCGGCGCACCGGTTGGGGCCGACAAGGGGCCTGCCGGTTGCTCAATCACCACCTCCGGAGTTGGGCCCTCTTCATGCCCCTGCGTGAACTCGTAGGCGAACCATTCGTTGCGCGCTTCCTCTTTCAGACGGAGGATCCAGTTGCGGTAATAACGGCGCCCATTCACGTCGATGACGGTGATTTCCAGGGCATTGACGCCCGGCTCCAGACGGATGTCGGGCCGCATCTGTAGGTTCAGTACGACGGATTTGCCCCGGGCCGAGGAGCGCACCTGGCTGATGACCGCCGCGCTCTGAAGGTTCAGGCGGGGAAAGATCTTCGCATAGCTGACCCGCGATGCCAGCGGTTCGAGAACATGAATGACGACCTGATCCAGGGTTTCAACGGGCAATTCGACCACACTTCCGCGGAAGCTTTGCCCGGGGAATGCGGGAATTTCCAGTTCAAAGCGGTCGGGCGGACCCTGGAGGAGTCCGCCCGCCGCCAACAGAAGCGCCGGCAACAGGGGGAGCATGGACTGTTCTCCGGGCCCGCTTTATTTGCGCCGCAGGAAGGGAACGGGCGCGGTTTTCTTTTTGTCGGGAGTGGCTGGAGTGGCCTGTGTCGGAACAACCTGGGGTTGCTGCGGCGCTTCGACAACCGGTGCTGCGACCGGGGCCGGCTGCGGTTCCGGCTTGGCTGCCGCTGTCAGGAGACCCGCGTGGGCCGGCAATTCCGGCACCCAGTTGGGCTCGCCCAGGATGGTCAGGTAGTCATAAACGGAATCCAGGTTTGGCGGCAGCAGCGACGCCCCGCGGATCGTGAAATCGGAGTACCGCAGGTAGGAGTTGACGTAGGCCTGAAGCTCTTCGATGATCTGCTTGCGGTCCACGGCGGACAGGTCCCCCATCAGATTCAGGGCGCGATGCAGGTGAGCGCCGAAATTCAGGCCGCGCGCGTCATACTGGGCGGCCAGACGGAAGGCCTCATCGGCGGCACGCTTCTCTTCCGGGGTCCGCCCGACTAGCTGCAACACCTTGCCGTAGTAATACTGGGCCGCCGGGTCGTTGCTGCGAAGGGCAACCGCTTCTTCCAGGTTGCTCCTGGCGACGGCGAACATGTCGTAGTAATAGGCCATGATGCCGTTGTCCCGTTTCAGCTCTGCCATCAGATGGCGGAACTGGGGATTGTCCCCCACCAGCATGCCTTTGCTCCGCTTCAGGTCGATCTCCGCCTTGTAGGCTTTTTCGATCAGATCCTTGCAGTTTTCCATGCGATCGCGGATGCGGCGGCGGTTCCCGATAAAGCCGAGCCCGGCGCGGCTGTCTGCGTTGGTCGTGCGCTCGAGCGCGAGGTAGAGCCGCGGGATTTCGGTCACGTCGTAATTGGAATTGAGCAGAAGACGGAATGCTTCGCGGTCTGCCTCGTCCTCCTGAACCTTGTCAAAGTTGACATTGCTCATCGGGTTGAGGATGGCGCCGGCGGCGAGTCCGGCAACGAGTCCCGCGGCGGCCCCGACGGCCGCTCCCGAACCGCTGCGCGAAGAGGCGGCGCCGATGCCGGCTCCGACACCGGCGAGGACCGCGGAAAGCCATGCCGTTTTCACCGCCTGCCTGGCGTTATATTCCGGCTCGGCCAGCTTGAGCATCGACTTCAATTTCCAGTGCTCCTTCGTCACGTGCGCCATCTCGTGCGCCAGCACGTAAGCCAACTGCGCTTCGCTTTCGAGCATCGCCACCAGCCCGGTGGAGACGTAGATGGTGCCCGTGGCCAGCGTATGCGCCGAGGGAATCGGCGAAGGGGTCAGCCGGACGGCGAACAGTTTGTCGGAGTCTTTCGGCGCCAGCCGCTGACCCACCGAGTTCACGTAGTTCTGGGCGGCCAGATTGTCGTACAGGGAGAAGTGACGGCGGAAGCGGTCCTCCTGCACGGCGACCGTGGCGGAGCCGCGCGAGATGTTGGTATTGAAGGCCATCTCCGTGTGCCGCCGCATCAACTCTTCATAGTCCTGGTCGACGGCATCGCGGAAGTCCGGATCATTTTCATACAGCTGAAGCGCGAATTGTTTCAGCTTTTCATATTGTTTTTCCTGCCTGGCGGCAGCCTTCTGTTCTTCCTGGCGCCGCTTTTCTTCCCGTTTCTGTTTGTCCTTTTCCTTGTCCGCGGCCTGGCAGGGTGTCAGTGTTGATGCCAGCCCGAAAGCAAGTGCGGTGAGCAGCCATCGCTTCATGATTCATTTACTCCTTCGTCACGAGATTCCACAGCCGGAAAATCAGCTCGGTTGTTCTGTCCGACCAGTCCGACGGACAAAGGTTCAGCTTGCGCCCCTGCACCGTCTCGATGCGGAAGCCGCCCTGGCCGGAACCGAGCATGCGGTTCCGCCTGAACTCTTTCACCTCGTTGAATGCCAATGAGAATGAGTGGTCCCGCTGCGACGACACGAAGCTGAGCCTGCTTTTCTGAAATGAGAGCCGCCCCTTGCATGTGTCGCTGACTACGCCCCCGGAAAGCATCGCCTTTTCGTGAATGTGATCGACATTCACGCTGGCCTTGCCTCCCAGCAGGATTGCCTCCCGCATCAGCCGGAAGGCGCCCGCCTCGTCTTTCCTGCCATCGAGCAGGCAGATGGCCAGGTTCTCGGCGAGCGATGCGTCGGCAGGGTCGTTTTCCCAGGCTTCCTCCAGAAGGTTGGCCGCCTCGCGGTATCTACCTTCATCCATCAGCTTCAGACCGCGCTCGATCAGGGCCGCCTGGCGGCCGCGCCCGGGCGGCTGGGACCAGACAGCAGCCGGCGCTGCCAGCGCCAGAATAATCAAACAGAACACCGCTGCTGGGGGAAAAAACACGGATGACATTTCCTGCCTTATCTATCGCATCGACTCATTGCGCCGGTCTGTCAAGTCCCCATTTGGGTGAATTTTGCGGAAATTTCTGCGATCCGGGGTTATAAGAGCTTCCGGATTTTTTCAATTCCTGCTTCGGGCCGGGGCGCCGAACCGGGCCTCGTTCCACCGGATGCCTTCGTGCAGGGTCCGCCCGCATCGAGCCGGGCCACGGCGAGCCTGCGCACAACGCGCGACGGACCGGCCACAACGAATCTGCGCACCTGCACGCTTTCAGGGGCCGGTTGATCCGTCCGGCTCCAGGGAAGCGGAAGGGAAATCCGTGCGCGGACAAATTCCGGTGGCCAGCACGGCCAGGCGGCAGCGAGGCCCGTTGTTGACGAACGCCGGGCTGGAGTTTTGAAACATTCCGCAGAGGCCGCTCGGCTGTCGGCCCGGATAGGTGCGTGTGGGGGCGTTGAGGGAAGCGCACCAACCCATCGTCATCGCCGCCGACAGCGGTCAATGGGAGCGCATACAGTTGAGTTGTTCCAGGGCGGGTATCGCCTGGACTGTGCCGCAGGGCGGCCGACGGATGACTTTGAGGCGCGGGTCCTGCCTCTCAGGCCCCGGGACGTGGCTTTCGGGAACCAGTGGGTGGAGGTTGGCGATTTTTCCTGATTCTGGACTGGAGAGTCTGGTTTTCGCCCGTGGGGTCAGTCGTTATGTTCTTGATTCTGAATATGTCAGAACGAACGACGTGAGGCGCAATAGTATTGACACATTAGGGTGGCGTGAATATACTGAGCTAGAGCCACTGCCAGGGACGGCTTCCCCGTTTGAATCTGCCCTACGCCAGTGGCAAGTTCAATGCGAACAAGGGGTCCAATGAGAGAGACACTCGAAAGCGTCAACCAACCAGCCAGGCGGGTTCCGCGCGGCTGGCTGCAACAGGCCGCCATGTTAGCTCTGGCGGCGCTGCTGCTGTCGGCCCTGACGGCGCCGGCTCTGGCACAGTACGGCAGCGCGTCCATCAGCGCTACGGTGGTGGACCGCTCTGGCGGCGTGGTGCCGAATGCAAAGGTCGTCCTGAAGAATGAAGAAAGCGGCATCACGCGTGAAACCGTGACAAACTCCAGCGGCGTATTCGTTTTTCCGTCCGTGCCACCCGGTACCTACACGGTGACCGTTTCGTTTCCGGGTCTCCAGACCCTGGAACGGAGGGGCATCCTGCTGAACCAGGGCGCCACTGTCACGCTGCCCAATCTGGTGCTTGAGGTCGCAGGCACGAGGCAGGAGGTTCAGGTGTCGGCAGAAGCCGAAGTGGTTGTTCCGGTGGACTCCGGCCACACCAGCCAGACGCTGAACCGCACGATGGTCGAAGATCTGACGATCGTCGGCCGCAATGCCGCCGAGCTGATCAAAATCATGCCGGGCATGGCGATGACGAGCGGCCTCGGCCAGACGATGTGGAACAGCTATGTCACGGCGACCAACTCTGGGCCGATCGGACAATTTTCTGCCGCCGGTACGCAGCCCAACGGCGCGATGACGATGACCTCGGACGGCGCCAATCTGCTGGACCCGGGCAACCAGGGCACGCAGACGGCCAACATCAACCAGAATCAGGTGCAGGAAGTCACCGTACTTACCTCCGCCTACGGCGCTGAGTTCGCCAAGGGGCCGATCACCTTCCAGGCGATCGGCAAGAGCGGCGGCGCGCAGTTCCACGGCAGCGCATATCTATACGCGCGGCACGGTCAATTCAACGCGCTCGACAGCTACCAGAAGAGCCAGGGCATCAAAAAGGAGTCGCCTGACTATCAGGTGGACAAGTTTTTCTACCCCGGCGGCGACCTCGGCGGCCCGGTGCTGATTCCCGGAACGAATTTCAACAAGAACCGGGACAAGCTGTTCTTCTACACCGCTTATGAATACATGAAGCAGCAGCCCGTGGGTGAGCTCCGCAGCTACTTCGTTCCCACGGACGAGATGCTGAAGGGCAACTTCAGCCGCGAGTATCTGGACACACTCGGGCCTTACTTCGCCAACGCTCGGAGCCAGGCCAACACTCTGCCCGGCGGCAACGCCACCTCCCAGGACGGCGTGCAGTTCCCGGGCGGAATGATTCCGCAGAGCCTGTTCGACAAGGACTCGATGGCCTATCTGAAGCTGTTCCCGAAGCCGAACGTGGATCCCAGAACGAATGCGACGGGCTCCAATTACCAGTTTTTGGCCAACCCGCCGCAGGATCGCTGGGAGTACCGCATTCGCGGCGACTACAACATCAGCCAGAACACCAAGCTGTTTTTCAGCTGGAACCATCAGTCCGAATTGCAGAAGAACCCGATCGCCATTTGGTGGACCATGCCCAGTGCGCTGCCGTATCCTTCTCCGCAAGATGCGCGGCAGAAGGCAGACGTGCTGAGCGCCAACCTGGTTCATGTGTTCAGCCCGACCTTGACCAACGAGTTTATCTTCGCCAAGGCGCGGTTCCTGAACCCGGTGAAGCTGGTCAATCCGGATGCCGTGAACCCGGACAAGATCGGCTTCACGATGACCGGGTTGTTCAAGAACCCATTCCTGCCGCAGATCCCGAACACTTACGGTTGGGGCAACTCCGCGGTGGGCTTCGCCACCTACCCGTACGGCGCCCCGTGGTCGGCGGGCGGCGCGAATGCCTTTGGGAAGCTCTCCGATACGCCGAACATCAGCAACAACCTGACCAAGCTGTGGGGCACCCACACGCTGAAGACCGGCTTCTACTGGGACTTCGCCCGCAACAACCAGACCGGCGGCGGTTATGACATGACCACGCAGGGTGGCGCTGCCTTCGAGAACTGGGGCGCGCGCAGCACCGGCAATCCGCTGGCGGACTGGATCACCGGCCGCATTACGCAGTTTGGGCAGATGGAGTACGCCCCGGTGACCGACTTCAAGTACTACACTTGGGCGTTCTACGTCAGCGACCAATGGAAAGTCACCCGCCGGCTGACCCTCACGCTCGGCATGCGTTTTGAGCACCTGGGCAACTGGGTGCCTCTCGGCAACCACCCGGGGCTGGCCGTTTGGGATCCGGCGCGGTACGACAACACGTCCAACGCGAAGTCCTGGACGGGCCATGTATGGAATGCCATCGACAAGTCGATTCCCAAGTCGGGCTGGCCGTCCCGGACGTTGTTCCCCGAGCCCCGCTTCGGCTTCGCTTACGACCTGTTTGGCGACGGCAAGACGGTGCTGCGTGGCGGCGCCGGCCTGTACCGCTATCAGATCGCTTACAACTCAGTCAGCGGCCAGGCCTACAGCGCACCGCTGGATTACAAGCAGTTCACGACGGTGTGGGGCTGCTGCGTGGGCTGGCACCAGTTCAACCAATACTCGCCCGCCCTCGGCCCGTCGGGCCTCGGCTCTTCGGTGGCGCCGCTCAAGAAGGGTGACGACCGCGTGCCCTATACCTGGACCTACAACTTCACCATCTCCCGCCGCCTGCCGTGGCGGAGCGTGGCGGAGTTCCAGTATCAGGGCAACCGCAGCGAAGACATGCTGATCCGCGGCTCGCTCACCAACCTGAACGCGATTCCATTCGGGGCCTTCTTCGGTCCGAACCCCAGGACGGGACAGATCCTGGATCCGTACTCTTCGGGGTTCCCGGTCAACGACTACCGGCCTCTGGCCAACTACAGTGACGTTTCCCTGATCACTCACGGCAGCTACTCGCGCTACAACGCGTTCATTGCCACATGGCAGAAGCAGTCCGGCCGCGTCACGTTCACGACGAACTACACCTTCAGCAAGGTGCTCGGCGTGCGCGACAACGTCTCGGACAATGGGGCGAGCGCTGGCGCCACGCTGTGGCCCTTCGGTCTGAGGGAAAACTACGGCGTGCTGAGCTGGGACCGCACTCACATCTTCAATGCCGCTTATGTGATCAACCTGCCGGGCATCTCCACCAAAAACAAGTTCTACGGTGCGGTCGTCAATGGGTGGACCATCAGCGGCATCACGCAGATGCAGAGCGGCGCTCCCATCCAGCCGAACACGGGCGGCACCCTGAACGCGCTGTGGCCGGGCAACTTCACCAACCAGAATCAGCTCGGCACCAATTCCGTCACGCTGGTGCCCAAGGTCATCTGCGACCCGCGGAAGAACCTGCCTGACGGACACTACTTCAACCCAGCCTGCTTTGCTCCTCCGCCAGGCAATGGGTTGAACGGCGACATCATCTGGCCATACATCAAGGGGCCGGCGTTCTTCAACAGCGACCTGGCGATGTACAAGACGTTCAACGTCACCGAACGCCAGAAGATCCAGTTCCGCTTCTCGGCCTTCAACTGGCTGAACCACCCGCTGCCGCAGTTTGGAGCTGCGGGCAACCAGGACATCCAGTTGAACTTTACC
Encoded here:
- a CDS encoding radical SAM protein, with the translated sequence MAGGIATKAKRALLLAGKRLTEYRLLETGRLLNRCEAGSLMPFQWTINPYRGCEFGCGYCYARYTHEYMELEAEAFARVVYVKQFRRDLFERELRAVRPGEWIAIGTATDPYQPAERRFHNTRAVLEVLAGQAGLRVAVTTKSDLVSRDLDVLVRLSARNRLRVNLTVTTLDARLARRLEPGAPRPDLRLRALSRLAEAGIETGIFASPVLPGLNDGPGQLEAVARAARAAGAEHFGAQMVFLRDPARRVFLDVLRREFPRLAGRYERMFARAARAPEPLQRALQLRVERIREELGFGVPRESAAPVWGQMDLFAANGLSSDGGNVLVRLQSTVRMAAEAACAG